DNA sequence from the Leptospira kanakyensis genome:
CAATCGGATTCATTCGAATGACTTTTCCATCGCTATCAGTTGCAATGACACCATCACCTATCGAATGCAATACGGTCTCTAAATGTTCTTTTTTACTTTTAGTGAGTTCGTTTGCTTCAAATAATTTAAAAGCCATTTTGATAGAAGCATCTAAGACAGTGAATCCTGAGTTTTTTACTACATAACCATAGGAGGTTATACTTTCTGTTTTTTTGACAATTTCACGTTCAGTATGAGAAGATAAAAAAACTACGGGAATTTCTTTATGATTTAAAATTTCTGTGGCAGTTTGTGTTCCATCCAATCCTTTTCCTAGATCAATATCCATAAGGATCAAATCGAAAGGTTTATCTGCTTGGATGATTAATTGAATCGCATTTTCCCCATTATTAACATGGGTTACGCTGTATCCACCATCCTCCAATTGTTTTTTTTCAAACATGGCAAGGATGGCTTCATCCTCAACGAGCAAAATGGATTTATCAGCGACTGAAGTCATCAAACCATCCTTTGCGAAAACCTAAAGAAAGAAGGTTCAGGAATTCACAAACATCAAATTCTGACAGAAGCAAAATTTAATTCAATCAAATATTTAGAAATTTTCTAAATAGGAGAATGTTTTGGTTAATTTATCTACACACGAATCTCTGTTAGTTCCTGGATTTTAGTACAAAAACCAGAATCAAGATCCCAGAAAATAAAAAATAAAGAATCCCTAAGCCAACAACCCAATTTCCAATTTGCCTGTATAAGGTAAAAACAGGGACAATCGGCACGGAAGCGACGAGCACTCCATCATTTTCTTCGTAGTAATCGAGAGCTCCTTTTGTTCGACCATATGCATCATAAATACCTGACAAAGCACCACGAGTGGAACGAACTATCGCGGTTCCGTTTTCAATCCCGCGAAGGGCTGCCATTTCCGTATGGAATGGATTGATTCCTTTCCAGTCGGAGGCGGCAATGAAACTAATGGCTGTTCCTAATTCCGCATGTTTCTGAGTTAGTTTGAGACTATCAAAATCATAACAGATTGCTGCTGACATTTTAATGCCGTCAACATCGATCACTTTAATTTCAGAAGAAATGATGGAAACAGGTTCCCCTGGAGGAATGAATTGTTTGAAATAAATTTGACGAGTGGATCCATCCTTACCGATCCAACGAAACTGATTGTCCAAAAAAAATTCTTTTTCCTTTATTGGAATAACATAGGCTGCGATGATTTCGATTTGTTTGTTTTTTGCTAAATGAGATATCTTTTCTAAAAAAGATTCTTCTTCATTGCGACTCACAATCACCGCTCCTTCGTTCCAAATAACTACCTTAGCACCCTCATCTGCGGCTTGTTTGGTTCTTGATAAAACAAGTTCCGTATTCAATTGGTTTTGTATGGGGTCATTCCAAATGTTTTGGATTTCCATTTTGGAAGTTACTGTCCCCACTTTAATACTTTTTCCCTCAATCGGAACAGTGAGTCGAATGGCACCGTAAAAATAGATTCCGACGATGAACAAAAAACAGGCGAAAAGAAAATAGGCCGAATTTTTTGATAACTTGGAATTAGAGATAAAATCGGACAAGGACTCTTCAATACTTCCACTTACTAAATAAATGATAAAACTAATACCAGTAGCTCCGAATAATGATGCCGATTGTAACAAAATCAAATTGTTTAATTGGCTATTGGCAAACATCCCCCAAACTCCGAGGCCAGAACTATAACCACCGATCCATTCAACGATGGTAAATAAAAAAGCAAAACAAAGAATCGAAGATATTTGAGAAGGAAACTGGATTCGGAGCCAGTTCCATATCCAAAGTAATATTGTAAAAATAATTCCTCCTTGAATTCCGGAAATGATGGCAATCCAAAGATGAAATGGATCCGATACAATACGCATTGTAGAAAAAAATTGGATGACTATTAATGAAAACAGAAGTGTCCATACGGAATGACCAAGTCGGATGTATCTTAAAAATGGAACCATGGCTATCCAAACAAAGATGGGAATATTCCAATTCATACCGGTGAATCCGATGAAAACACCTCCGATAGATAACAAAAACCATTTTTGATTTAAATAATTCATTAATATAGTCCTATATACTTATATATAAATTTATCATATAATAACCTAATCTTTTATAATTCCACCAGCGCCTCTCCACAAATAAGAGAGAGAATCTAACCAAAGTTTTTCCAAGTTTTGATTTAGTTGGAACGCTAAGATTGGAACACCAAAAAAACAAGATCCTAAAACCATTCCGAAGGATTTCCAATCCGTAGATTCGGGGAGTTCTCCATTTTTAGCAGCAATGGATAATGCTTTTTGAATGATCCCCTCCACACCATCGGCATTCAATTCTTCGATACCGGCAGTGTTTGGAAAGATTAACACACGTTCTGCGCCAGTTAATCTAGATTGGTGTAAAGTTCTTTTATTTTTTGCTTGGAAAG
Encoded proteins:
- a CDS encoding nitrilase-related carbon-nitrogen hydrolase codes for the protein MNYLNQKWFLLSIGGVFIGFTGMNWNIPIFVWIAMVPFLRYIRLGHSVWTLLFSLIVIQFFSTMRIVSDPFHLWIAIISGIQGGIIFTILLWIWNWLRIQFPSQISSILCFAFLFTIVEWIGGYSSGLGVWGMFANSQLNNLILLQSASLFGATGISFIIYLVSGSIEESLSDFISNSKLSKNSAYFLFACFLFIVGIYFYGAIRLTVPIEGKSIKVGTVTSKMEIQNIWNDPIQNQLNTELVLSRTKQAADEGAKVVIWNEGAVIVSRNEEESFLEKISHLAKNKQIEIIAAYVIPIKEKEFFLDNQFRWIGKDGSTRQIYFKQFIPPGEPVSIISSEIKVIDVDGIKMSAAICYDFDSLKLTQKHAELGTAISFIAASDWKGINPFHTEMAALRGIENGTAIVRSTRGALSGIYDAYGRTKGALDYYEENDGVLVASVPIVPVFTLYRQIGNWVVGLGILYFLFSGILILVFVLKSRN